A window of Actinomadura viridis genomic DNA:
GCCGGCCGCGACTGCGGCGGCTGCCCCCGTGACGATGAGTCGTCTCAACCCCGTTGCCTCTCTCCTGTTGTGGGTGGGAGCACTGGTCTATCAGCGACTCGCGGGTAGCAGACGGTGATGGCCACTGCGGGACCGGGCGTGAACCACACGACCTCATCCAGCGTCGCGTGCCGGGTCGCCGCCCCACGCATCGGCCGTGCCGCGTGCGGGACACATAAAGTGTTGCGAACCCTTGAGCAGCGAAACCTTAAGGTGCATAGACTCGGCCCATGAGCGCCCAGCCCGTGCACCAGGAGCCGGACCCGCGCGACCCCCAGGTCATCCACGACCAGCTCCCCGAGGCTGCACGCGCCAAGTTTCTCGCTGAATATCATGCGGCTGTCGACGCCGCCCACGACTTCGCTGGCTACCGAGCTCTCCAGGACCTCCTACAGACCTGGCGCCTGCTGACCGCCGCTTATTCCAAGCCAGACTTTCAGCAGCGTTACGAGGACGTACGCCACGGCGTCGGCCAGTATGTTCCCATGGATGAGGCCTTCCCCCACCTCAAGGCGTGAGCGCCTACGAGCCGGTCTGGCACGCCAAAGGCGCTGCTGAAGTACGCGGCCTCCCCGAACGCGCTGGCAAGGCACTTTGGGACACGCTCGTAGCTGTACTCAGGGACCCATGGGGGCAAACCCAAGCAGACCGCTCTGAGAATGACGAGGCGTTCCGGTTCGCCTTGTTCGATCTTGGGGACGGTGTCGTTCACATCCGTATCGATGACCAGGCCAGGACCGTTACCGTGCACGGCGTCACCTGGCTCGGATGAGTTGCATCATGGCCAATGACCAGGCGGCGGCTCTGCGGTAGGGACGCTCTGGCCGCTGCTACCCGCCAGCCGTGACCGCGTATCCCCGGAGAGCTGGCCCCTACTCACGTGTGCTTGAGCTTGCTCGGCCACACCTCGTGCTTGGGATCCCACCACACAACATGGAAGACGTTCCCCAGTAAGAAGCCGTACAGGCGTGGCTCACCCTGCAGCCGAAGACACGAGATCTTCGTCATGTCACCCAGCTGCAGCTCGGTGAGCCGCCCCAGCGCTTCCGATGTCGGGATGGACTCGACCTCATAGTGCTTGCCCGGGTAGTCGCTGTTGTTGAAGATCTCATTGAT
This region includes:
- a CDS encoding DUF6247 family protein, producing the protein MSAQPVHQEPDPRDPQVIHDQLPEAARAKFLAEYHAAVDAAHDFAGYRALQDLLQTWRLLTAAYSKPDFQQRYEDVRHGVGQYVPMDEAFPHLKA